A region of Oscillatoria sp. FACHB-1406 DNA encodes the following proteins:
- a CDS encoding flavin prenyltransferase UbiX — MRSAIAKLMKPLVLGVSGASGLIYAVRAVKYLLEADYQVELVASRASYRVWQEESQTRMPPDPDEQEQFWRERAGVATGGKLRCHRYDDVGANIASGSFRTLGMLVMPCSMSTVAKIAAGLSSDLLERAADVQIKEGKKLVLVPRETPFSLIHLRNLTALAEVGVRIVPAIPAWYHNPQTIEDLVDFVVARALDSFEIDCVPLSRWKNE; from the coding sequence ATGCGATCTGCGATCGCCAAATTAATGAAACCATTAGTGCTTGGTGTCAGTGGTGCGAGCGGCTTAATTTACGCCGTGCGCGCCGTTAAATATTTACTCGAGGCAGACTACCAAGTCGAATTAGTCGCTTCGAGGGCGAGTTATCGCGTTTGGCAAGAAGAATCCCAAACGCGAATGCCCCCCGATCCCGACGAACAGGAACAGTTCTGGCGCGAGCGGGCAGGAGTAGCAACGGGCGGCAAGTTGCGCTGCCACCGCTACGATGATGTCGGGGCGAATATTGCCAGCGGTTCGTTTCGTACCTTGGGAATGTTAGTAATGCCGTGCAGCATGAGTACGGTTGCGAAAATTGCCGCCGGTTTGAGTTCCGACTTATTAGAACGCGCTGCCGACGTTCAAATTAAGGAAGGCAAAAAATTAGTGTTAGTCCCGCGCGAAACACCTTTCAGTCTCATTCATTTACGCAACTTAACAGCCCTAGCAGAGGTCGGCGTGAGAATCGTTCCAGCGATTCCAGCTTGGTATCATAACCCCCAAACGATTGAAGATTTGGTAGATTTTGTAGTAGCGCGCGCTTTGGATTCGTTCGAGATTGATTGCGTTCCTCTGTCCCGTTGGAAGAATGAGTGA
- the purE gene encoding 5-(carboxyamino)imidazole ribonucleotide mutase, which produces MSQSPLVGIIMGSDSDLPTMQGAIAVCEEFEVSFEVAIVSAHRTPERMVDYAKTARDRGIKVIIAGAGGAAHLPGMVASLTPLPVIGVPVATRNLGGVDSLYSIVQMPAGIPVATVAIGNAKNAGLLAIQILGTSDPQLCDRVRQYRQSLQEMVLEKQAKLDEVGYKNYEL; this is translated from the coding sequence ATGAGTCAATCTCCTTTAGTTGGAATTATTATGGGTAGCGATTCCGATCTGCCGACGATGCAGGGCGCGATCGCGGTTTGCGAGGAATTTGAAGTCAGTTTTGAAGTTGCGATCGTTTCAGCCCATCGCACCCCAGAACGGATGGTAGACTATGCCAAAACAGCGCGCGATCGCGGCATTAAAGTGATTATCGCCGGAGCGGGTGGCGCGGCGCATCTCCCCGGTATGGTGGCATCTCTCACGCCACTTCCCGTCATTGGCGTTCCTGTCGCGACTCGCAATCTGGGGGGCGTTGATTCGCTTTATTCCATCGTGCAAATGCCCGCCGGGATTCCTGTTGCTACCGTTGCGATTGGAAATGCAAAGAATGCGGGTTTACTGGCGATCCAAATTTTAGGAACCAGCGATCCTCAATTGTGCGATCGCGTTCGACAATACCGCCAAAGTTTGCAAGAAATGGTCTTAGAAAAACAAGCTAAACTCGATGAAGTTGGATATAAAAATTATGAATTATGA
- a CDS encoding pentapeptide repeat-containing protein, with protein sequence MKLIGIVLAIALFLFPAPAFAQATKYYPPPLSYSNAELPGRDFSGQTLRSAEFSNANLQQTNFSNADVRGTIFSTSSLKGANLHGADLSYGMADWVDFTGADLSDAIFNETLLLVSTFHEVNITGADFTDAILDGKQIEELCAIASGVNSKTGVATRDSLLCP encoded by the coding sequence ATGAAACTTATTGGAATTGTCCTCGCGATCGCGCTATTTCTTTTTCCCGCCCCCGCCTTCGCCCAAGCGACAAAATATTACCCACCGCCCCTCTCCTACAGCAACGCCGAACTGCCCGGGCGCGACTTCTCCGGACAAACGTTGCGATCGGCAGAATTTTCTAACGCGAATTTGCAGCAAACAAACTTTAGCAATGCCGACGTTCGCGGTACGATTTTCAGCACTTCTTCGCTCAAAGGTGCGAACTTGCACGGAGCCGATTTAAGCTATGGCATGGCAGATTGGGTAGACTTTACCGGCGCTGATTTGAGCGATGCAATTTTTAATGAAACGCTGTTACTCGTTTCTACCTTTCACGAGGTTAATATTACCGGCGCAGACTTCACCGATGCAATTTTAGACGGAAAACAAATTGAAGAATTGTGCGCTATTGCTTCCGGAGTTAACTCAAAAACTGGTGTAGCAACGCGCGATTCCTTACTTTGTCCTTAG
- a CDS encoding replication restart DNA helicase PriA: MKTIVKVCCPNCGSRAERHYIKPSSIVQTQCSTCDYLMVSCARTGRVVEAYAPGIAMR, encoded by the coding sequence ATGAAAACAATTGTTAAAGTTTGCTGTCCGAATTGTGGAAGTCGTGCAGAACGGCATTACATTAAGCCGAGTTCTATCGTACAGACGCAATGCTCGACTTGCGATTATCTGATGGTTAGTTGCGCGCGAACCGGAAGAGTTGTCGAAGCGTATGCTCCCGGTATTGCGATGCGGTGA
- a CDS encoding DUF4347 domain-containing protein — MDAIEPTYPLAESGRDELNPLGAVGMENPFNSSGSRFSSASGDVYWSQAERQSNGSAHSRLESSSSKHSLVAIDSRIEDLDALLAGLAPDVEVTLLDAKRDGIAQISEVLAGRNDISSLHLISHGSAGSLQLGSTTLDTAALAAHQTQIQAWGQALTDEADILLYGCNVASNTQGVDFIKQISALTGADVAASNDLTGNRALGGDWNLEVFTGSIETDVVLQRWAQEAYGAVFGTVTDLPATAASYFGTAGEDTGNAVEIAPDNTILIGGTVGGQGTVLRLDATGQTVLGQYSVGTNIQDLDVNRSNGNITVVGDSGVTTLKSDGSVLWSQTLSLATSTRRVAVAQDGTVAALESDNNGSHRVTVWNAAGTQTGSFAIADGKSIDDIAIDSNTGSVFVAGFRQVASTLQLPLFRSYSYAGGLKWSNYDFSASQAQSSGDGADSRGLRVAMGRDGMLYYAGSLDGGNTVYRRDARDLTKNATYNVNIDSYTSTSNLGSGQFGYFARVNPGTGEVLKGQYVVNRLSSGKGNSFGINAITASESGQVFIGGSSMASAPNRTELKVNGSAIGGYTASEGAVIAISADFTSRELVAVWTGTGTKAPSGVKGVAAANGIRAIASAASGSMMTVNPLQASSAGGNDLYFSVWGNSTLPSVSIADIQMQEGNDGTPYAELTVTLSQKPTANVTLDFATVAGTAAEGSDYIAQAGTLTFVPDGALVQKIQIAIAPDTDFEANETFTVKLSNISANATVAKDFGTVTLLNDDSNAPTAIAISGDSVAENSANNTIIGTFSTADLDAGDTQTYTLLDDAGGRFKIDGDRLLVADGTKLDFESNGTHAITVRSTDAAGLFLDRTLTINLQDLNEVPTTTGFDNLIIPDPNVTPSSTLDIAKAFGDLDAGDTLTYSIADNTNPELFSTPPSLDAKTGQLILNYQPTALGKTSLTLRATDAKGLFVESAIAIEVGTPVPPTLPDPTAEPKPETLPVPPPSSNSTPNAANPSAIATLTPEPSPNNIPAETQISATPVPLEIPADIAFNNVESPQNASNVEVVNSLNSSVTSPDLVVNFTAQSSENLLQKTRLDSASLSQTPIAIQNLGKEQLYEFLNYASQSSYPASLEILNRNSPTIGSAISSDLSPPSSPPNPYPSSLSGSPSTLPLQLNFNDLFSQIGAQFNQPKSRAEELEFWAAATVLISLFLGNYNFNSRVYGRSVVKSKLAPVKLLKKSRLPSDLNDTSDETDSRDSDDLLESHDNDPFGLASPGKLLFQQTSWSL; from the coding sequence ATGGACGCGATCGAACCAACCTACCCCCTTGCTGAATCGGGACGCGACGAGCTAAACCCCCTCGGAGCGGTGGGTATGGAAAACCCCTTCAATTCCTCCGGTTCCCGCTTTTCTTCGGCTTCCGGCGATGTGTATTGGTCGCAAGCGGAACGACAATCGAACGGTAGCGCGCACAGTCGGCTAGAATCGAGTTCGAGCAAGCATTCCCTGGTTGCGATCGACAGTCGGATCGAAGATTTAGACGCGCTATTGGCAGGGCTAGCGCCGGATGTGGAAGTGACGCTATTAGATGCAAAACGCGATGGCATCGCTCAAATTAGTGAGGTTTTAGCCGGACGCAATGATATTTCTAGCCTGCACCTCATTTCTCACGGCAGCGCGGGCAGCTTGCAACTCGGTTCGACAACTTTAGATACCGCAGCACTAGCAGCGCATCAAACGCAAATTCAAGCTTGGGGACAAGCGCTAACCGATGAAGCTGATATTCTCCTCTACGGCTGTAATGTTGCTTCTAATACACAAGGCGTTGATTTTATCAAGCAAATTTCGGCGTTAACCGGCGCGGATGTTGCCGCATCGAACGATTTAACGGGCAACCGCGCGCTGGGCGGCGATTGGAATCTGGAAGTTTTCACCGGCAGCATTGAAACGGATGTCGTGCTGCAACGGTGGGCGCAGGAGGCTTACGGCGCGGTTTTTGGTACGGTGACGGATTTGCCTGCGACGGCGGCGAGTTATTTCGGTACGGCGGGCGAGGATACGGGCAATGCGGTGGAAATTGCGCCGGATAACACGATTTTGATTGGCGGGACGGTCGGCGGTCAAGGTACGGTGTTACGCTTGGATGCGACGGGACAAACCGTTCTCGGTCAATATTCGGTGGGAACGAATATTCAGGATTTGGATGTTAACCGCAGCAATGGCAATATTACCGTTGTGGGGGATAGCGGCGTAACGACGTTGAAGAGCGATGGTAGCGTGCTTTGGAGTCAGACGTTGAGTTTGGCGACGAGTACGCGCCGGGTGGCAGTGGCGCAAGATGGCACGGTGGCGGCGTTGGAGTCAGATAATAACGGCAGCCATCGGGTGACGGTGTGGAATGCGGCAGGAACGCAAACGGGTAGTTTTGCGATCGCGGATGGTAAGAGTATTGATGATATCGCGATCGACAGCAACACCGGCTCGGTTTTTGTTGCCGGTTTTCGGCAGGTTGCATCGACTCTCCAACTTCCCCTCTTTCGCAGCTACAGCTATGCAGGCGGCTTGAAATGGAGCAATTATGATTTTTCTGCCTCGCAAGCCCAATCCAGCGGCGATGGGGCGGATTCGCGAGGATTGCGGGTGGCGATGGGGCGCGACGGAATGCTGTACTATGCGGGCAGTTTGGACGGCGGTAACACCGTCTATCGCAGGGATGCCAGAGATCTGACCAAAAATGCCACCTACAACGTCAATATCGACAGTTACACCAGCACCTCGAATCTCGGAAGCGGTCAGTTTGGCTACTTTGCGCGGGTGAATCCGGGGACGGGAGAGGTGTTGAAGGGGCAGTACGTCGTCAATCGCCTTTCGAGTGGTAAGGGAAATTCTTTCGGGATTAATGCCATTACTGCTTCGGAAAGCGGACAGGTGTTTATCGGCGGTAGTTCGATGGCTTCTGCACCGAATCGGACGGAGTTAAAGGTTAATGGTAGCGCGATCGGCGGCTATACGGCGAGTGAGGGGGCGGTCATTGCGATTAGTGCCGATTTTACCAGCCGCGAGTTGGTGGCGGTGTGGACGGGGACGGGAACTAAAGCGCCTTCGGGGGTGAAGGGGGTGGCGGCGGCGAACGGGATTCGCGCGATCGCGTCGGCGGCTTCTGGGAGTATGATGACGGTCAATCCCCTACAAGCCTCTTCTGCGGGCGGTAACGACCTCTACTTCTCGGTTTGGGGAAATAGTACCTTACCGTCTGTTTCGATTGCCGACATCCAGATGCAGGAAGGAAACGACGGTACGCCCTATGCGGAATTAACAGTTACGCTGTCCCAGAAACCGACAGCGAATGTTACGCTCGATTTTGCGACAGTGGCGGGAACGGCGGCGGAGGGGAGTGATTATATCGCGCAGGCGGGAACGCTGACGTTTGTACCCGATGGCGCGCTGGTGCAAAAGATTCAAATTGCGATCGCGCCGGATACTGATTTTGAAGCCAACGAGACTTTTACGGTTAAACTCAGTAACATCAGTGCAAATGCAACGGTGGCGAAAGATTTCGGTACGGTAACGCTCCTCAACGACGACTCGAATGCACCAACTGCGATCGCGATTTCGGGCGATAGCGTTGCGGAAAATAGCGCGAATAATACGATTATCGGCACGTTTTCTACGGCGGATCTGGATGCGGGCGATACGCAAACCTATACGTTGCTCGACGATGCAGGCGGACGTTTTAAAATTGATGGCGATCGCTTGTTAGTTGCTGACGGTACGAAGTTGGACTTTGAAAGCAACGGTACTCATGCGATTACCGTTCGCAGTACCGATGCGGCAGGATTATTTCTCGATCGCACCTTGACGATTAACCTTCAGGATCTCAACGAAGTCCCAACGACAACCGGATTCGACAACCTGATAATTCCCGATCCAAACGTTACGCCCAGTAGTACCCTTGATATAGCGAAAGCGTTCGGCGATCTCGACGCGGGCGACACCCTCACTTACTCGATCGCGGATAATACTAACCCCGAGCTTTTCAGTACGCCGCCGAGTTTGGATGCGAAAACGGGTCAATTAATCCTGAACTACCAGCCCACAGCGTTAGGTAAAACCAGTTTAACCTTGCGCGCAACGGATGCGAAGGGATTGTTCGTGGAAAGCGCGATCGCGATCGAAGTAGGAACGCCCGTACCTCCTACACTGCCCGATCCCACCGCAGAACCGAAACCCGAAACGCTACCCGTTCCGCCGCCGTCCTCAAATTCCACTCCTAATGCAGCAAATCCTTCTGCGATCGCAACTTTAACTCCCGAACCATCACCGAATAATATTCCTGCTGAAACTCAAATATCCGCCACACCAGTGCCTCTAGAAATACCTGCGGATATTGCCTTCAACAACGTTGAATCTCCGCAAAACGCCTCCAATGTTGAGGTTGTAAATTCCCTAAATTCTAGTGTAACTTCGCCAGATTTAGTAGTTAACTTTACAGCACAAAGTTCGGAAAATCTGCTACAAAAAACTAGACTCGATTCCGCAAGCTTGAGTCAAACACCAATTGCTATTCAGAACTTAGGAAAAGAACAACTCTACGAGTTTTTAAATTATGCTTCACAATCGAGTTATCCAGCTTCATTAGAAATATTGAATCGTAACAGCCCCACGATTGGGAGTGCAATTTCTTCAGACTTATCGCCCCCATCCAGTCCTCCCAATCCTTACCCAAGCTCCCTGTCAGGGAGTCCCTCGACTTTACCCTTACAACTCAATTTTAACGATCTTTTTTCTCAGATTGGCGCTCAATTTAATCAGCCAAAATCGAGAGCGGAAGAACTCGAATTTTGGGCAGCAGCCACCGTATTGATTTCGCTTTTCTTAGGGAACTATAATTTTAATTCAAGAGTCTATGGTCGTAGTGTAGTAAAATCAAAACTCGCTCCGGTAAAACTCCTGAAAAAATCCCGCCTTCCGAGCGATTTAAACGACACGAGCGATGAGACAGACAGCCGAGATTCCGATGACTTATTGGAATCGCACGATAACGACCCTTTTGGATTAGCTTCTCCAGGAAAGCTTTTGTTTCAACAAACTTCCTGGTCGCTTTAA
- a CDS encoding DUF427 domain-containing protein: MFKRIEPKPGQESVWDYPRPPRLEPSTKHIQVIFNGITLADSTKTYRVLETSHPPGYYIPATDIKMEYLTLSPRQTFCEWKGVARYYTLLAEDRKIPNVGWNYPSPTERFAALKDCIAFYPSLLDACYVDGERVQAQEGDFYGGWITNDIVGPFKGGMGTLSW, from the coding sequence ATGTTTAAACGGATCGAACCTAAGCCCGGTCAAGAGTCTGTGTGGGACTACCCGCGCCCCCCGCGCCTCGAACCTTCCACAAAACACATTCAAGTGATTTTTAACGGCATAACGCTTGCCGATAGTACCAAAACTTACCGAGTTTTAGAAACCAGTCATCCGCCCGGTTACTATATTCCCGCGACCGATATCAAAATGGAATATCTCACGCTTTCTCCTCGACAAACTTTCTGCGAGTGGAAGGGGGTTGCTCGTTATTACACTTTGCTGGCGGAAGACCGGAAAATTCCTAATGTAGGATGGAATTATCCTAGCCCGACGGAACGCTTTGCCGCCCTGAAGGATTGTATTGCTTTTTATCCGAGTCTTTTAGATGCTTGTTATGTCGATGGGGAACGAGTCCAAGCGCAGGAAGGAGATTTCTACGGCGGTTGGATTACTAACGATATTGTTGGGCCTTTTAAGGGGGGAATGGGGACTCTGAGTTGGTAA
- the cysC gene encoding adenylyl-sulfate kinase, whose translation MQFMEQRGVTLWFTGLSGAGKTTISEAVSEKLRSQGYKFEVLDGDIVRQNLTKGLGFSKEDRDENIRRIGFVAHLLTRNDVIVIVSAISPYREIRDEVRGRIGDFVEVFVNAPLEVCESRDVKGLYKRARAGEIKGFTGIDDPYEPPLNPEIECRTDKEELEESVAKVFDKLKELGYLSS comes from the coding sequence ATACAGTTCATGGAGCAACGTGGCGTTACGCTCTGGTTTACAGGATTGAGCGGGGCAGGAAAAACGACGATTAGCGAAGCGGTTTCCGAGAAGCTGCGATCGCAAGGTTATAAATTCGAGGTATTAGACGGCGATATCGTGCGTCAAAACCTGACAAAAGGGCTAGGATTTAGCAAAGAAGATCGCGATGAAAATATCCGACGCATCGGCTTTGTCGCCCATCTATTAACCCGCAATGATGTTATCGTTATCGTCTCGGCAATTTCTCCTTATCGGGAAATTCGCGATGAAGTGCGCGGGCGCATCGGCGATTTTGTAGAAGTCTTTGTCAATGCTCCCCTAGAAGTTTGCGAGTCGCGAGATGTAAAAGGGCTTTACAAACGAGCCAGAGCGGGCGAAATCAAAGGATTTACCGGCATTGACGATCCCTACGAACCCCCCCTCAACCCCGAAATCGAATGCCGCACCGATAAGGAAGAATTAGAGGAAAGCGTCGCTAAAGTGTTCGATAAGTTGAAAGAACTGGGCTATCTGAGCAGTTAA
- a CDS encoding Coq4 family protein translates to MATQGLKFILQLAQTINPQIKPEQPLELDLNQLRHLPQGTLGREVARFLDEHGFEPLNSGDWIQRSHDVWHVLTGLSPSAEDELILQAFTRAQLFRPSCAVLVLLGLLTRRCSLGDILKAIHYSRLSDRLVEWNIEEDWTTPLGEVRNKLGVVPF, encoded by the coding sequence GTGGCTACTCAAGGTCTGAAATTTATCTTACAACTTGCCCAAACAATTAACCCCCAAATCAAGCCCGAACAACCTTTAGAACTCGATTTAAACCAGTTGCGTCATTTACCCCAGGGAACCCTAGGACGCGAAGTTGCCCGCTTTCTTGACGAACATGGCTTTGAACCGCTCAACTCCGGGGATTGGATTCAGCGCAGCCACGATGTTTGGCACGTTTTAACGGGATTATCTCCCTCTGCTGAAGACGAACTTATCCTCCAAGCATTCACCCGCGCGCAATTATTTCGTCCTTCCTGCGCTGTTCTCGTACTGCTCGGACTTTTAACTAGACGATGCAGTTTGGGCGATATCCTGAAGGCAATTCATTACAGTCGATTGAGCGATCGTTTGGTTGAATGGAACATTGAAGAAGACTGGACAACGCCGCTGGGCGAAGTTCGCAATAAGCTCGGTGTTGTTCCTTTTTAA
- a CDS encoding pentapeptide repeat-containing protein, producing MKKWLGAIASVLVLVLSILPNPALAGSSAAIRAYDDVKVVSKDFAGQNIQGAEFAQTKLEEADFSKAQMQGAVFNGVLLKNSNWRGADFTEGIAYLSDFKGADLRDAVFVESMLLRSTFDDADITGTDFSYAVLDNVQRKKLCDRASGTNSITGVATRYSLECD from the coding sequence ATGAAAAAGTGGTTAGGAGCGATCGCTAGCGTGTTAGTGCTAGTTCTCTCGATCTTGCCGAATCCGGCACTAGCAGGGAGTTCGGCAGCAATCCGCGCCTACGACGACGTAAAAGTTGTCAGTAAGGATTTTGCCGGACAAAACATACAAGGGGCAGAATTTGCCCAAACTAAGCTTGAAGAGGCAGATTTTAGCAAAGCGCAGATGCAAGGCGCGGTTTTCAACGGCGTTCTGCTGAAAAATAGCAACTGGCGCGGTGCGGACTTCACTGAAGGAATCGCTTATTTATCGGACTTTAAAGGTGCGGATCTGCGCGATGCTGTGTTTGTGGAATCGATGTTACTGCGATCGACGTTTGACGATGCCGATATTACCGGCACGGATTTTAGCTATGCAGTTCTCGATAACGTACAGCGCAAGAAATTATGCGATCGCGCTTCGGGAACGAACTCGATTACGGGAGTTGCAACGCGCTATTCTTTAGAATGCGATTGA
- a CDS encoding helix-turn-helix transcriptional regulator, whose product MDRPIFLQAILEGLVDGIAIFSDRGELIHANKKARTLCQQLPPNPAHPYGIPQAILQICHALIEGHQLWGDRILAIESEVNASPSNTLRLRGRWVQWEANEPAYVSITLEDSCHPLQKPEIDDSEKYGLTPRETEVWSLRCAHYSYKEIGAKLYISENTVKKHLKNIRVKQKAFFGKKNHDSED is encoded by the coding sequence ATGGATCGACCGATCTTTCTCCAAGCCATCCTCGAAGGTCTCGTTGATGGTATCGCCATTTTCAGCGATCGCGGCGAACTCATCCATGCTAACAAAAAAGCTCGGACGTTGTGCCAGCAACTCCCCCCTAATCCCGCTCATCCCTACGGCATTCCCCAAGCGATTTTACAGATCTGTCACGCTTTAATCGAAGGACATCAGCTTTGGGGCGATCGCATTTTAGCCATCGAGTCTGAAGTAAACGCTTCGCCCTCCAATACATTGCGCCTGCGCGGACGGTGGGTACAGTGGGAAGCCAACGAACCCGCCTATGTTTCCATCACCCTCGAGGATAGCTGCCACCCCCTACAAAAGCCTGAAATTGACGACAGCGAAAAGTACGGTCTCACGCCACGAGAAACTGAAGTCTGGTCGCTGCGATGCGCCCACTACTCCTATAAAGAAATCGGTGCAAAACTGTATATTTCAGAAAATACGGTCAAAAAACATCTGAAAAATATCAGAGTTAAGCAAAAAGCCTTCTTCGGAAAGAAAAATCATGATTCTGAGGACTAA
- a CDS encoding ATP-binding protein translates to MSDAGETTPKLFARLEKLEIDSTLESLLLYESQIDITCQGKEVIHRFQNDLSLPGIILVDRGGEFQGMISRWRFWEHMSRPYSLDLFYKRSLNSLYSFTQTQILILKGDTSIVEAARKSLERPTELLYEPIVVEGKNGGYLLLDIHQLLMAQSRIHELTSQLLDEKTYAHRIQTEKMASLGRAMAGVAHEIRNPVNSIDGNLEFIDEYSKNLIDLLKLYQAGVTIKSATIADFEEEIELEYLLEDLPKIVETMQVSAERLTHLVTGLRNFARVDDKKRQVINLTSCIEGTLLILHNQIKNAIEVIRDYEELPEIECYPGQLSQVFMNLLANAIDTLMERQEIEKDPQWQPQITISTRTVERPEDDRAIAIIIADNGMGISPQIQAKIFEEFFTTKPVGKGTGLGLAISHRAIAQKHGGQLKLRSEVGVGTAFEITLPVSRGNLE, encoded by the coding sequence ATGTCAGACGCTGGCGAAACTACCCCAAAGCTTTTTGCTCGTCTTGAAAAGCTGGAGATTGACTCGACTTTAGAAAGTTTGCTCCTATACGAAAGTCAGATTGATATTACCTGCCAGGGGAAAGAAGTTATCCACCGCTTCCAAAATGACTTATCGTTACCGGGAATTATTTTAGTCGATCGCGGGGGGGAATTCCAGGGGATGATTTCGCGGTGGCGTTTCTGGGAACACATGAGTCGCCCCTACAGCCTCGATCTTTTTTATAAACGCTCTCTCAATTCTCTCTACAGTTTTACCCAAACCCAAATCTTAATCTTAAAGGGCGATACAAGCATCGTCGAAGCAGCGCGCAAATCCCTCGAACGCCCGACGGAATTACTCTACGAACCGATTGTTGTGGAGGGGAAAAATGGGGGTTATTTACTGCTTGACATTCATCAACTTTTAATGGCGCAATCAAGAATTCATGAGTTAACCAGTCAATTGCTCGATGAAAAAACTTATGCGCACCGCATTCAAACCGAAAAAATGGCGAGTTTAGGGCGAGCAATGGCAGGAGTCGCTCACGAAATTCGCAACCCCGTTAATTCGATCGACGGCAATCTCGAATTTATCGATGAATACTCTAAGAATTTAATTGACTTACTGAAGTTATATCAAGCGGGAGTTACAATAAAATCCGCAACGATTGCCGATTTTGAGGAAGAAATCGAACTCGAATATCTCCTGGAAGATTTACCAAAGATTGTGGAAACGATGCAGGTGAGTGCAGAACGCTTAACGCATTTGGTAACGGGGTTACGCAATTTTGCTAGAGTCGATGATAAAAAACGCCAAGTCATCAATCTTACAAGCTGCATTGAAGGAACGCTGCTGATTCTTCACAATCAAATTAAAAATGCGATCGAGGTGATTCGAGATTACGAAGAGTTACCCGAAATTGAGTGTTATCCCGGACAATTGAGTCAAGTTTTTATGAATTTGCTGGCAAACGCGATCGATACTTTAATGGAACGTCAGGAAATCGAAAAAGATCCGCAATGGCAGCCACAAATCACAATTTCGACCCGGACGGTAGAAAGACCGGAAGACGATCGCGCGATCGCGATTATTATTGCCGACAATGGGATGGGAATTTCACCCCAAATTCAAGCGAAAATTTTTGAAGAATTTTTCACGACCAAACCGGTGGGCAAGGGAACGGGCTTAGGTTTAGCGATTAGCCATCGAGCGATCGCACAAAAGCACGGCGGACAGTTAAAATTGCGATCGGAAGTGGGCGTAGGAACGGCGTTTGAGATTACACTTCCCGTCAGCCGAGGCAACCTAGAGTAA
- a CDS encoding SDR family NAD(P)-dependent oxidoreductase, whose protein sequence is MVTALVTGAAGFIGFHLSQRLLERGDTVIGLDNLNSYYDVSLKKARLNQLTAQDGFRFCELDLVDREGMAQLFAEQPFDVVVNLAAQAGVRYSLTNPHAYVDSNLVGFVNLLEGCRHQSVKHLVFASSSSVYGVNKKVPFSVEDNVDSPISLYAASKKANELMAHCYSHLYQIPTTGLRFFTVYGPWGRPDMAMFMFTKAILEDRPIEVFNEGQMQRDFTYVDDVVEGVIRVMDKVPEPQGNSGARYKVYNIGNNQPVELLHAIATLEKCLGKTAVKKMLPMQPGDVPITYADVDELMADVGFRPDTPIETGIERFVAWYRSYYGV, encoded by the coding sequence GTGGTTACAGCTTTAGTTACTGGTGCGGCAGGATTCATTGGATTTCACCTCAGTCAGCGATTGCTCGAACGAGGAGATACAGTAATCGGTCTCGATAACCTCAATTCTTATTACGATGTTTCCTTAAAAAAAGCTCGCCTAAATCAACTCACTGCCCAAGATGGTTTTCGCTTTTGCGAACTCGATTTAGTCGATCGCGAAGGGATGGCGCAACTGTTTGCCGAGCAACCTTTTGATGTTGTCGTTAACCTCGCAGCACAAGCGGGCGTGCGCTATTCCCTCACCAATCCCCATGCTTATGTCGATAGCAATTTAGTGGGATTTGTCAACCTTTTGGAAGGATGTCGCCATCAATCCGTCAAGCATCTTGTTTTCGCCTCCTCGAGTTCGGTGTACGGGGTTAACAAAAAAGTTCCGTTCTCAGTGGAAGATAATGTCGATTCGCCCATTAGTTTGTACGCCGCCTCGAAAAAAGCCAACGAATTAATGGCGCACTGTTACAGTCATTTGTACCAAATTCCGACCACGGGTTTGCGCTTTTTTACAGTTTACGGGCCGTGGGGTCGTCCCGATATGGCCATGTTTATGTTCACTAAAGCGATTTTGGAAGATCGCCCGATTGAGGTGTTTAATGAAGGGCAGATGCAGCGCGATTTCACCTACGTCGATGATGTCGTCGAAGGCGTGATACGAGTGATGGATAAAGTCCCGGAACCGCAAGGCAATAGCGGCGCGCGCTATAAAGTTTATAATATCGGCAACAATCAACCGGTGGAATTGTTGCACGCGATCGCAACGTTAGAAAAATGCTTGGGGAAAACGGCAGTTAAAAAGATGCTACCCATGCAGCCCGGGGACGTTCCCATTACCTACGCCGATGTTGACGAGTTGATGGCAGATGTGGGATTTCGCCCGGACACGCCTATTGAAACCGGAATCGAACGATTTGTAGCTTGGTATCGATCCTATTATGGCGTTTAA